In the genome of Flavivirga spongiicola, one region contains:
- a CDS encoding HAD family hydrolase, protein MLKAVIFDMDGVIIDSEPMHNKAYHDMFNEIGIDVSDALYQSFTGQSTINICKRLCDHFNLTETPETLVALKRKHYKRFFDSNSDLALIDGVLDLIKDYHRNGLTLVLASSAAMTSINQIFERFDLDQYFIAKLSGGDLKASKPHPEIFIKAAEASGFNNDECIVIEDSTNGIKAAKAADIFCVGFDSFHSKNQDYSTADMIITDFKDIAFNKINTLVHSC, encoded by the coding sequence ATGCTAAAAGCCGTTATTTTTGATATGGATGGTGTTATTATTGATAGTGAACCCATGCATAACAAAGCGTATCATGATATGTTTAATGAAATTGGTATCGATGTTTCAGATGCCCTTTATCAATCGTTTACAGGACAATCTACTATTAATATTTGTAAACGCTTATGCGATCATTTTAATCTCACTGAAACTCCAGAAACCTTAGTTGCCCTAAAACGAAAGCATTACAAACGTTTTTTTGACAGCAATTCAGATTTAGCTTTAATTGATGGTGTTTTAGATTTAATAAAAGATTATCATCGTAACGGATTAACTTTAGTTTTAGCATCGTCTGCTGCCATGACGAGTATTAATCAAATCTTTGAACGTTTTGATTTAGATCAATATTTTATTGCCAAGCTAAGTGGTGGTGATTTAAAAGCATCTAAACCCCATCCTGAAATTTTTATTAAAGCTGCTGAAGCTTCGGGATTTAATAATGATGAATGTATCGTTATTGAAGATTCTACTAACGGTATTAAAGCTGCAAAAGCTGCTGATATTTTTTGTGTAGGTTTTGATAGTTTCCATTCTAAAAACCAGGACTACAGTACAGCGGATATGATAATAACAGATTTTAAGGACATTGCGTTTAATAAAATAAACACATTAGTTCATTCCTGTTAA
- the ccsA gene encoding cytochrome c biogenesis protein CcsA, translating to MQNKLANILFSTRLTAILFIAFAAAMATGTFLDAGQETSPTPYTRNLIYNAWWFEAIMVFFVINFTGNIFRFRLYKKEKWATFILHLAFIFILLGAFITRYASFEGMMAIREGATENTFLSSETYVIGQIVGDYKINGQLQQRYLESKVDFSGRLDNDFKIETDYNKQLVTIELEKFIVGAEEDIVPNENGEEYLKIVEAGGSGPHNHFLKVGQVQSIHNILFALNKPTDGAINITYNKEGLTIQSPFEGEYMTMATRAQGKLVKDSLQPLVLRSRYVIGNMQMVFPKPVVKGVFDVVQKSQLLRNDADGAVFKVTANGKTKSVGLLGGKGINGNYKQVEVGGLDFALKYGSKVLELPFNIKLNDFEAERYPGTEKGYSAYSSQVTVLDEKEGDFDYKIFMNNILDHRGYRFFQSSFDPDEKGTILSVNHDYWGTLITYIGYFLLYFGMLAILFVKGSRFGDLKRQLNKVKTKKAKLLTILLLCFGLNMFSQEHSANDGHDHSKPTKAQIDSILAVNITPKVQADEFGHLVIQDLSGRMMPVNTYASEMLRKLSKHDTYEDFDANQVFLSIQESPTLWYNVPIIYLKSKKADSIRKIIGVSKEDKYATLADFFTLRGEYKLAPYLEEAYKAQVPNGFQKEFKEADQRVSLLYNTVEGMSLKIFPIPDDENNKWISTYDYRHENHKIKDSLYGNFIKNGFNVYLYTLNQAKRTGDFSEASKLLAAFKKTQRQYGAEVMLSDDKVHTEILYNQYDIFKKLFSWYMYAGSLLFILLIIQIFKDKSKSINIAVTVFKFIILGLFILHTAGLIMRWYISGHAPWSDAYESMIYVAWATMFFGLAFGRKSDLTIASTAFVTAMLLMIAHWNWMDPAIANLQPVLNSYWLMIHVAVIVASYGPFTLGMILGVVSLLLMIFTTKENKEKMFLNIKELTIINEMALTVGLVMLTIGNFLGGMWANESWGRYWGWDPKETWALISIMIYAFVIHMRLIPGLRGRWFFNLMSIFAIYFIVFTYFGVNFYLSGLHSYQSGQEASYSIILGSVALVALLGFFAYRGHVKHYKK from the coding sequence CAAGATATGCGAGTTTTGAAGGGATGATGGCTATTCGGGAAGGCGCTACAGAAAACACATTCTTATCTAGCGAAACTTATGTCATAGGACAAATTGTAGGTGACTATAAAATTAACGGACAGCTACAACAACGTTATTTGGAAAGCAAGGTTGATTTTTCGGGTCGATTGGATAACGATTTTAAAATAGAAACCGATTATAATAAACAACTCGTTACTATTGAATTAGAAAAATTTATAGTTGGAGCAGAAGAAGATATTGTACCAAATGAGAACGGAGAGGAATATTTAAAAATAGTGGAAGCAGGTGGAAGTGGACCACACAATCACTTTTTAAAAGTAGGGCAGGTACAGAGCATTCATAATATTCTATTTGCGTTAAATAAACCTACAGATGGCGCGATAAACATTACTTACAACAAAGAAGGGCTTACCATTCAATCGCCTTTTGAAGGCGAGTACATGACGATGGCAACCAGAGCGCAAGGTAAATTGGTAAAAGATAGTTTACAACCTTTAGTATTACGTTCAAGGTATGTGATTGGCAATATGCAAATGGTGTTTCCTAAACCAGTAGTTAAGGGCGTTTTTGATGTTGTTCAGAAATCACAACTTTTAAGAAATGATGCAGATGGAGCAGTATTCAAAGTCACTGCCAATGGAAAAACAAAGTCTGTTGGATTATTGGGAGGTAAAGGCATTAATGGAAATTATAAACAAGTTGAGGTTGGTGGTTTGGATTTTGCATTAAAATATGGCTCTAAAGTATTGGAGTTACCCTTTAATATAAAATTAAATGATTTTGAGGCGGAGCGTTATCCTGGAACGGAAAAAGGGTACTCGGCATATTCCAGTCAGGTAACCGTTTTAGATGAAAAGGAAGGCGATTTTGATTATAAAATCTTTATGAATAATATCTTAGATCATCGTGGGTATCGTTTCTTTCAATCGAGTTTCGATCCCGATGAAAAGGGCACTATTTTATCTGTAAACCATGATTACTGGGGGACTTTAATAACTTATATTGGTTATTTTCTGCTTTATTTTGGGATGTTGGCTATTTTGTTTGTTAAAGGATCTCGTTTTGGAGATTTAAAAAGACAACTAAATAAAGTAAAAACAAAGAAAGCTAAATTGCTTACTATATTGTTATTATGTTTTGGTTTGAATATGTTTTCACAAGAACATTCGGCTAACGATGGACACGACCATTCTAAGCCAACAAAAGCTCAAATCGATTCTATTTTAGCGGTAAATATAACGCCTAAAGTACAAGCCGATGAATTTGGACATTTAGTAATTCAAGATCTTAGTGGGCGTATGATGCCTGTAAACACCTATGCGTCTGAGATGCTTCGTAAATTAAGTAAGCATGATACATACGAAGATTTTGATGCTAACCAAGTGTTCTTATCTATACAAGAAAGCCCAACACTCTGGTACAATGTGCCTATCATTTATTTAAAATCGAAGAAGGCAGATTCCATTCGGAAAATAATAGGCGTTTCTAAAGAAGATAAATATGCCACTTTAGCAGACTTTTTTACTTTGCGCGGAGAATATAAATTAGCACCTTATTTAGAAGAAGCTTATAAAGCACAGGTGCCTAACGGGTTTCAAAAAGAGTTTAAAGAAGCTGATCAACGTGTTTCGTTATTATACAATACTGTTGAAGGGATGTCTTTAAAAATATTTCCAATTCCTGATGATGAAAATAATAAATGGATTTCTACTTACGATTACAGACATGAAAACCATAAAATAAAAGATTCACTTTACGGAAATTTTATAAAAAATGGATTTAACGTTTATTTATATACATTAAATCAAGCAAAACGAACGGGTGATTTCTCTGAAGCATCAAAACTTTTAGCCGCTTTCAAAAAAACGCAACGCCAATATGGTGCTGAGGTGATGTTAAGTGATGATAAAGTACATACAGAGATTTTATATAACCAATATGATATTTTTAAGAAGTTATTTAGTTGGTATATGTATGCGGGTAGTTTGCTTTTTATATTACTTATTATTCAAATTTTTAAAGATAAAAGCAAATCGATAAATATTGCTGTCACTGTTTTTAAATTTATTATTCTAGGCTTATTTATTTTACATACAGCAGGATTAATTATGCGCTGGTATATATCGGGGCATGCCCCATGGAGTGATGCTTACGAATCGATGATTTATGTTGCCTGGGCAACCATGTTTTTTGGTTTAGCTTTTGGGCGTAAAAGTGATTTAACAATTGCATCTACAGCATTTGTAACCGCAATGCTTTTAATGATAGCCCATTGGAATTGGATGGATCCAGCAATTGCAAATTTACAGCCCGTATTAAATAGTTACTGGCTCATGATTCATGTAGCGGTTATAGTGGCGAGTTATGGACCATTTACTTTAGGAATGATTTTAGGTGTGGTATCATTATTATTGATGATTTTCACTACTAAAGAAAACAAAGAGAAAATGTTTCTCAATATTAAAGAACTTACCATTATAAATGAAATGGCTTTAACTGTTGGATTAGTCATGCTTACCATTGGTAATTTTCTAGGTGGTATGTGGGCAAATGAAAGTTGGGGACGATACTGGGGATGGGACCCTAAAGAAACATGGGCACTTATTAGTATTATGATCTATGCGTTTGTAATCCACATGCGATTGATTCCTGGACTTCGAGGACGCTGGTTTTTCAACCTCATGTCAATCTTTGCTATTTACTTTATTGTATTCACATATTTTGGTGTAAACTTTTATTTGTCAGGATTACATTCATATCAATCTGGACAGGAAGCAAGTTATAGCATTATTCTAGGGAGTGTGGCTTTAGTTGCTTTACTAGGCTTTTTCGCTTATCGAGGACATGTTAAGCATTATAAGAAATAG
- a CDS encoding MATE family efflux transporter, with translation MQSNKISLKQFIQYFKIAVTGKEQNFTSGSIRRAVFMLSIPMILEMLMESIFAIVDILYVSQVSVNAVATIGLTESVITLVYAVAIGLSMAATAVVARRVGEKDLKGASNAAVQVIFLGVFVAAIISVIGILYPKEILGLMGGEPDLIAEGYGYTQVLLGGNITIMLLFLINAIFRGAGNASVAMWTLILSNGLNIILDPMFIFGFGPIPAYGVEGAAIATTIGRGTAVVFQLAILFLGYSKIKVGIKDLVIRVGVMFNLIKVSLGGIGQFLIGTSSWVFLMRIMSEFGSEVLAGYTIAIRVMMFTIMPAWGMSNAAATLVGQNLGAKEPERAELSVWKTGKYSAIFMGLVSIVYLVFAPQIIVLFNATPDVVKYGSLCLRVIAAGYIFYGYGMVVINSFNGAGDTKTPTYINFVCFWLLQLPFAYIMAITLDFGPSGVFWAITLAEILIAVIAIIWFKKGHWKTVKV, from the coding sequence ATGCAATCAAATAAAATTTCTTTAAAACAATTTATTCAATATTTTAAAATAGCTGTAACAGGTAAAGAACAAAACTTTACTTCTGGCAGTATTCGTCGCGCTGTATTTATGCTATCGATTCCCATGATTTTAGAAATGCTCATGGAATCTATTTTTGCCATTGTAGATATCTTATATGTATCTCAGGTTAGTGTAAATGCTGTAGCAACCATTGGTTTAACAGAATCTGTTATTACTTTGGTATATGCAGTTGCCATTGGTTTAAGTATGGCAGCAACTGCTGTAGTAGCAAGACGTGTAGGCGAAAAAGATTTAAAAGGTGCTTCTAATGCTGCGGTTCAGGTTATTTTTCTAGGTGTCTTTGTAGCTGCTATTATTAGTGTGATAGGCATCTTATATCCTAAAGAAATTTTAGGACTTATGGGAGGTGAACCAGATCTAATTGCTGAAGGTTACGGGTATACTCAAGTACTTTTAGGCGGAAACATAACTATTATGTTATTGTTTTTAATCAATGCCATTTTTCGTGGAGCGGGTAATGCATCAGTTGCTATGTGGACACTAATTTTATCAAATGGACTTAATATTATTTTAGATCCCATGTTTATTTTTGGCTTTGGGCCTATTCCTGCTTATGGAGTAGAAGGAGCAGCCATAGCAACAACCATAGGTCGAGGTACCGCTGTTGTATTTCAATTAGCTATTCTATTCCTTGGGTACAGTAAAATTAAAGTAGGTATAAAGGACTTAGTAATCCGTGTTGGAGTTATGTTTAATTTAATAAAAGTATCGCTTGGAGGTATTGGTCAGTTTTTAATAGGGACTTCTTCATGGGTGTTTTTAATGCGAATTATGAGTGAGTTTGGAAGCGAAGTATTAGCTGGTTATACGATCGCAATTCGTGTGATGATGTTTACCATAATGCCCGCTTGGGGTATGAGTAATGCAGCAGCAACTTTAGTTGGACAAAATTTGGGAGCAAAAGAACCAGAGCGTGCTGAGCTGTCTGTTTGGAAAACAGGTAAGTATAGTGCCATTTTTATGGGCTTAGTTTCTATTGTTTACTTAGTATTTGCCCCACAAATAATAGTGCTGTTTAATGCCACTCCGGATGTTGTTAAATACGGAAGTCTGTGCTTAAGAGTTATAGCGGCTGGTTATATTTTTTATGGTTATGGTATGGTGGTGATTAACTCTTTTAATGGGGCAGGAGATACCAAAACACCTACATATATCAACTTTGTATGTTTTTGGTTATTGCAATTACCTTTTGCGTATATCATGGCAATTACTTTAGATTTTGGACCATCAGGTGTATTTTGGGCCATTACTTTAGCAGAAATATTAATAGCGGTTATTGCTATTATTTGGTTTAAAAAAGGGCATTGGAAAACTGTGAAAGTCTAG